attattaagatttttacgaaaaaacgattttttaaaaatgtttgacacCCAGtgtcttgaaaacgaagcattaccggacctatgtttatataaacttttcatctTAGGATCACGCAAAGAATCATCTGAATtttggccacgtacttaaataacatccCGTATGTATTGTTTTGTTAtgaggaaaatcttcaaaaagacACCCGATCTGGTATTCTGGTGGCTGAGTAGTGTGATTCGCCGAAGCACCTACTCACTAAAAACCTTGAGGTTGAAAGATACTTCCGCGATTCCAGAATTGTCTCTGAGGAATTTAATGTCAGATCTTCGTCCAGGCAGTCCTTGATTTTACTCATTGCACATGCATCCTCCGCAGTTGTTACCTCTCTTCCTCCTCCGAGGTTGATTTCCCGGGGACGGGGGAGGAGGCATTCAGCGGTCACCACGCGGAGGTGCGAATAGGTGTTTAATCACCATGGATGTCCAGAATCATGCAACGAAAACATGACTCCCCCTCCCttattcttgaaaaataagggttttggaaaattcccaaattacggattaaaaataaaaaaataaaagaatagataaataaaaataaccaaagacTTGTTGTGGgcataaaatcgaaaacaaataaatttcttattaacaaacgagttttttttattgtttatgtactttttaactgagtttatattgcatttttaaagaaatttatagttgtttttctcaaaaattaatcaatagattttgaatcgcattACACTATTGAATGTATGTacttttgaaagacctttaattttaggtatCACATTACCTCTCGTgccatttgcaatttttgagaagATTGCTGTGACGCGCATAAAGGTAAAGTTAGgggatgaaattttatataaaaattcgtctcccttaaaaattgttttgacgtattttgagaattttctgaaaagtccttatttttcaagatagAGGGCGGGGGGAGGGGGGGGTTAGTGTTTGTTGGTTGATCCTGTATgtattaaaagtatttaatttagtaCGTACCTAGTTTTAGACGTACAATTTAGCCGGTATGTTCACCCAAGAAAAAAGGAACaacatttttcagatttaagcTAATTCCTTCCCGTTCGCGTCCCATTCGATTGCGTTCGCCTGAGTTCGCAATAGTTCAGAAGTTGCTGCAGTTGCTCTTGTCTGTTCCAGGCAGAATTCAGTAAAACAATTGTTAAcagttaaatttagaaatttctaAATGGAGCATATTGACCTAAGTAACATCTATGTCAACGATGCTATcattctttaatattatttaagttcGCGCGATTTAATCGAAGTCCTTTCTCGGTCGCATGATATAATTGAAGTTCTTTCTCGTTCGTATAGCATTCCGTCCCCTTTTGCCATAATTCGCAAGCGAATAAAATTCGCTGCTGTTGATgcttgttaattttaaataatcgtAAAGTACTAACCCAACATCGATTCCGCCTACAAACTAAAGTCTGCCATTGGGTGTTATTCGTACacatgtttattaaaaacgGTTTCAACGTTAATCATACAATTTAGTCTGCCTGCAATTGGATCTTTATGACATCATTCATGCATACTCTACTTAAGTggcgtttttaatttaagtccGTTCATCCTTTGTGCTGTACACAGTGGGCGATTCccaattaattttgttgtatGCTGGAAGTTTAAGGATACATACTGTGCAACAAAATTGGTCGTCCCATAAGGGCAAATGCGGTGCATGTTTATCGAACcctgaaaaaatgtaatataacACTTCAGATGAAGGATTGTAACTGGTTattcttgttatttttaattaattccattgAATTAACAGttgaattatttgtttatttcaggtaGAGGCATGAGTGAGTTAGGGGTGATGCGTGCCAGCCCCGATTCCGACTGCAACAGCAACCTCCGAGCTTCCTACCTCAGTACTACCTCCTCCCAGGACGTGGATTTTGTCCAAGATAACTCGGATTACCAATGGTTCTTGGACTACGGGTGTGTATATCCCATTTTATATAATTGGAACCAATGATTCGGTTCACTCGTTACAGTGGTACTTGATAATCAGTGAggcaattattttcttcattgtcCGTGAAATGGACTAGAAACCGGACTCTAGCAATGTTTGCGATAAATAGACAAGAAATGCATATTTGGGTTGATAGAAAGTAAAACGAGACATAATCAGCGACTTCCTTAATGAATCAGTTAGTTTACGTGCTGGCTATGAATATTCGATGTACTGCCCCAACGTAGTCATTATAATACTCATTACAATGAGTATTACAACACAGGGAGGGCCAATATAATGGTTTTAAGGTTTCTTAGCCTAATTTGAATACTGTTTACATTCAAATACACATATCGAAAAAGTCtaaggatatttttaaaaaatcataaaaccgataatttattaatatgacgataattataaataaatcgatATAATTTAGAAATCTATCAACTAATGCTGAGTTCTGTCGTATGTTAAACACTTTCTAACACTATATAAATGcataactttattttctaattaatttcaaatgaactgcaatctatttttaaaaatattcttggaAATTTTCCGATGTGTATATTTCCATGTGCTTACACGAAACGTTACGAAATACATGGATTTCCCTGAAATACCAGAGATATTATTCTATGACACACCAAATGTCTTTACCCCCAGAAAAAACGACAGTGTTTTACTCGTTTTTTACTTTGGTTTTAAATGCTTCATTCATTTCCTCGATGAGTGGATAAATCCAGTGATAATGAGTTAGCAATGAGTTTCCAAACTTCAGAAAAtctatttcagaattttcaaCAACTGTTTCTCAATAAAATCATTATAGATATAAAGATGGAGGAACGAATCACCACACCAGCATCTTGTCTCTTCCTGAAACCTACGAGGCTGGTGATAACTACTATGACGCCTTGGCCAAGAACATGGACGCCAACTTGGCCGAGGCTGACATGGAAAGTTTCAAAACTGAGGACATTCATGCCTTGTTGACCAATCTTCCGCCTATGTGCACTGACCATCTTAGTCAAGAAGTaagtttctattatttttatagaagTTTTTATCTATTTGGTTTAAAGTATCTACGTACGTTTTAATATTCCCCTTTCGCTTATTGTGTATTCTTGGTAACTTTTAACATATCTCATGATGCTTAAACAACCATTGGAAACCTTATCAGAGCTTTATAACATGGGTTCTCACAACACAGGAACACGTTAAATATACAGAATTGTTTTGTAACATGTGCATGGGTCTTGTCATTcagtatatttattttcatattacaTTACAAACTTCTGGATGAATCAAATATTCGTCGATTATCATTAATTGGCATTTCTCACTAAGGGATGAGAAATGTAAATTCATACAAACGACGGAgctatgaagaaaaaattaaattccaaaacaaacaaaatgaaagtcctactttttaattttttcggGCGCAGACTGGTTTCTTGGCCTGCCCGCTCTTCAGATCTACTTTTCGGcgattttttctctgaaagaGTGCGGTGGCAAAAATTTGCTAACAGTGCATATTTCATAAttctcataaaattatttagtctAAAATGTAACCATCATTTTCAGGCAAATAGGCAGGGAGAGTGCTTTGCCGAGGTATCTGGATCATTGATGGGGAAATTCGACTTGGACAGCTTTATTAGCCCTCATAGTAGTTCTCAGGTAAATCTCAAATCAACACAGAAATGATCTAATCACATGCAAGTTCAAGCAAGAatttaaaatggtaaaaaatgtattttcaaagtttattatctttattatctttatctctttttttattacctgCGGCATTAAGCCTAGTTTTACTGAAATCAACTCAGCATGTCTGAATTTCAAGTTTAGACAACAAGAGCGtctttctttctttttaaagTGGCCACTATCTTTTACTGTTGCACAATACAGCCAATGTTTACAAGTAAAGCCTCCAAATGTCGGGATAAATGGCTTTAAAATAGCCTTTAATGCTACGATTAAAGTGGGCCACAGCTGGAACGATAAATCCTATCCGTAGAGGAAATGAAATGGTTCAATGTAATGAAAAACTACTTGTTAAAGGGGTGATGTATTCGAccttttgttaaatattttaatcaatacTTTTTGAAATCCCTTAGTGGTAATATTATATGAGCGTAAGTTACCGTGCGATTTTCTGGTCCTGTATTAAGCTTATCCTCTTCTCCATTGCTTAGGGAGAAGATTGTTCAGCCAACTCCACGTCAATGTCCATATGCAAATCGGAGCTTCTCTTCAGCCCCGTCAAAGAAACCCCAATGCCCGGGGCTAATTTTTCGGTGGATTCGCTTGACTGCGACTTGCATGATATGATGCTGACTTGTCAGGCAAACAAAGACAACTACACTATAGCATTCGAAGGCTCAGTTACCATGTATAGCGAGGATAGCGATTATCATGACACGGGTAAGGGCTCAACATTATCCAAATTATTACTAAACATAAGTCATTTGCATTGTTTATTATGTGTAGATAAGAGTTCTACCAACTCAAACCCTTCGAATCAGTCTGGAAGCTTGAACATGGATGTGAAGccaaagaataaaaatataggCAACTTAATCTTGGAAGGATCGATGACGCAGTCGGACTCAAGCGGTCTCACTACATGGAGTAAATTGAAGGTAAACATCTCATAATACTTATTGGGACATTAGTAAATATTAACTAATGACTAATATCTTCGATAAAGCAGTACTTAAGCATTGAtatattctttaaatattattaaggcCTTAccggaaatttattttatttagaagcGAAGTAGTGATGATCATCTAAGACGACCATCTGGCAACAATAACAATTCGGAAGACGAGGGCAGTCATTTAGCGTCAAGTGAAATAGCTTTGAAGAGCCAGAGTTTGCCCAATTTACATAAAGAAAGGCTGAAGAAGCTGGTTCTGGATGATAATAGTCATAGTAACAGCTCGGTAAGTTTTTGTGTCTTTTAAAGTAAGTCAAAATGACTTACTTTTTCCTCCATGATAACGTCAAGTAAACTGACGACAAGATGACCTAGTGCCCATCTACATTTCTTAGTATAAAAAAGGTTCTCAGTagcgaataaaaaatacagtaAAGCCTTGTAACTAGAACAGTTTTTAGAATCGTTTTTGTCCGTAGGAAACCAATACAGTAAAACAACGCCCTGTAAAACTATTCAACATTCATCACCAAATTCAGAGCAGCAGCGGCAGTGGCTCCTTCTCTGAAATGGCCACCTCCGTAGATGCAAGCAGTTGTGAGGGCGCAAACAACAAACATCCCAATCTGAACTTAGTTAAACTCTTCATGAAGCAAAAAAGCATAAGCCAAGAAGGTAAATCTGCCCACAGTAACTCAcagatatttcgaaaatatacatatttccaaatatttctaaaagaTCCGAGCTATTTGTTAATGTGACAAAAATGTCAAGACTCCAgccttcaaatattttatgcatATGGCTTATCATACGTTTGATAGCATAAATAAGTAACATTTCAATCagaattttataagtttttcttatttctctCTATCTCTTAAAAGccttaaacattttttttctttaaaacaacatttctgaaatatgtatatggtGTCACTACTTTATTTTTGGTTGTAATAGTGTGATTATTACAGGAATGTCATTGACGACAGACCACTTGTCTTCCTCGGATAACTGGCCAGGTTCTCAGAGCGGCGAAAGTTCTGGATCGGATCAGAAAAACGGCGATCGCAACTTGGAGCTGAGCAGCGATCCGAAGACAATCGACAGTAGCGCCAGGACTTACGATCTGATAGCAGAAGAGCCGGAAGACGTGTCCAAAAGTGAATCTATTGAGCAATTGTCGGAAAGCGTCAGCAGAGCTGAATCGGCGTGTGGGAGTTATGGACAGCAACAGAGCATCAATAATAATGATACTTTGAAGGTAGTTGCAGTGCACCGATctcttttttaagttttaagtaaattaaGTATTTACTTCGCCTgaaaaaatacgtaaaaagaaatatgttttacgtttaaattcattattgacattaatctttttttttaaattagaatcaCTCCAGATCAAAAATACCTACACCCAGacactttttgaaattgaagaacGACCTTCATGACCGCAGTATTCAAACCTCTCAATTCTCCGAAATATTAAACCTCAAAAAAGCGACAAATTTGCCACCATGTTTGAACGTGCCATTTAAACTCATCGAGCCATCTTTCCTGAGTAAACTCAAAAAAGAGGGGGAAGTTGAAAAGCCGGTTTACGTCCTGTATCCGAACTACGTATTGCCCAATTTGGACTTTTTAAACGAAAAGAACAATGTAGAAAATGTGCTTTTCGTGCCACAAAGTGCGCCGAAAGTTTCTTTAAACAATCGACGTAGGCCATTTAGTTTCAATGACATCGAGGTGCTAAAGAGAAGAGGGTTTGGCCACGTCAAGGATTGGGATTCGTTGAATGTATTGTTGCCTCAGGAGTACCGTAAGATTTTGGCCGATGTTCCCGAGATTTCTAGTCATATTAAACCGGGGATGAGAGACAGACCTTCATTTTTGaggtgaattttttctttcggGATAGAAAAGCATACATTTACTAACTacttttgttttgtttggAATGGATTTCAGATCTAAAAAACGACCCCTGAGCTGCGAAATAATGCAGAACAACATATCGTCTAGCTCGAGTACGGCAACGCAGCCGAGCAGTGGATACAGAGGATCCTCTAGTATTTTAACTGATTCTCAAAACAGTCCAGCAGCTGCTGCCACTCATAATCCCCTCTTCGTCTACCGATATGATAGTGTGACTAGTTCGGAGGCTAGCCTTTTGAACAGGTAACATTGACTTGCGCATTGATCTTAAACAAAAAGTAGTATACTTTACAATTTGTTGCTAAATACATGGAAAAATAACTAAGGGaagttcatttaaaatacGTTGATTTTCACAGCAGTCATTCCTAATTGGGCTATGCAGCACACAGAAGACAAAACAGTTTtagtcaaaaaagtttatcCTTAAAACAAAAGCGTCGCACTGTTATATAGCACCAGCACTTTGTGACAGTGCAACTGCGGATGGTTATAATGTTACAAACTGCCAGCACTTTATGACATTCTAATCGAACAACAAACTTTGCGTCGTTCTTTGAAATAACTGCATGGGTTGATTTTAGATGTAAATAGTTTTAATCTATTATAACGTAATTACCCATCATTTTCGCTATAAAtctgcgattttttttatcaacgAGTAGATACAAAAGTATCCATATTTATACTCCGTCGTTTTATATTTCTAGTGACAAACAAGCACAATGTATTATGACTACCCCACATTGTGCTTTACGGACCGTACACCATCAAGAATGCGCACCACCTAGACCCCCGCTTCCTAGAGGAATTTTGAGAAAGGCTGAGCTTAATAAAAGATACAGCATGTACGAAACTAGCGAAGAGGACCTCCCTAATGAAGAGGTACTTTGcgtaaattataatttcccTTGACTATCtgcaaaaatgttaattgGAGAAtgcttaaaacaatttttacatgaaaaagcTCAATTCTTGTTTAATTAAGACTAAACTCGTTAccagaataattttttcttttagagcCAGTTAAATAAGAGGAAATCAGTCCCAGAACCTTACTTTTTAAACCGCGACAAGAGGTTTTCGGAAACCGAGGATGAGGGTGTGGATGCGGGTACTTCAAGTAGCAGTATGGacgaaaaggaaattttgatcaaCAAACCCGAGTATATTCTTCCGCACATGAGCACCGATGAACTGCTGCAACTGGAAGAGTATCTAAAACTCAGCGGATTCTCCTCGGGTGATGAAGAGAAGACTGAGGAAAGTTTAACACATCTAAGGAGC
This DNA window, taken from Euwallacea similis isolate ESF13 chromosome 5, ESF131.1, whole genome shotgun sequence, encodes the following:
- the LOC136409177 gene encoding uncharacterized protein isoform X5, yielding MSELGVMRASPDSDCNSNLRASYLSTTSSQDVDFVQDNSDYQWFLDYGYKDGGTNHHTSILSLPETYEAGDNYYDALAKNMDANLAEADMESFKTEDIHALLTNLPPMCTDHLSQEANRQGECFAEVSGSLMGKFDLDSFISPHSSSQGEDCSANSTSMSICKSELLFSPVKETPMPGANFSVDSLDCDLHDMMLTCQANKDNYTIAFEGSVTMYSEDSDYHDTDKSSTNSNPSNQSGSLNMDVKPKNKNIGNLILEGSMTQSDSSGLTTWSKLKKRSSDDHLRRPSGNNNNSEDEGSHLASSEIALKSQSLPNLHKERLKKLVLDDNSHSNSSETNTVKQRPVKLFNIHHQIQSSSGSGSFSEMATSVDASSCEGANNKHPNLNLVKLFMKQKSISQEGMSLTTDHLSSSDNWPGSQSGESSGSDQKNGDRNLELSSDPKTIDSSARTYDLIAEEPEDVSKSESIEQLSESVSRAESACGSYGQQQSINNNDTLKNHSRSKIPTPRHFLKLKNDLHDRSIQTSQFSEILNLKKATNLPPCLNVPFKLIEPSFLSKLKKEGEVEKPVYVLYPNYVLPNLDFLNEKNNVENVLFVPQSAPKVSLNNRRRPFSFNDIEVLKRRGFGHVKDWDSLNVLLPQEYRKILADVPEISSHIKPGMRDRPSFLRSKKRPLSCEIMQNNISSSSSTATQPSSGYRGSSSILTDSQNSPAAAATHNPLFVYRYDSVTSSEASLLNSDKQAQCIMTTPHCALRTVHHQECAPPRPPLPRGILRKAELNKRYSMYETSEEDLPNEESQLNKRKSVPEPYFLNRDKRFSETEDEGVDAGTSSSSMDEKEILINKPEYILPHMSTDELLQLEEYLKLSGFSSGDEEKTEESLTHLRSYVSKFLALKINQDDSEHFGGKKSVSFAEKLSVNHRHLDPRQGVNHPPNNSPNVSAFLLQRNFQPKTVTDMTICEENENSPNYSSPQATPIRLCKTASDNYVQKRSLINGVMDAVDQVMQHFSPASDQQELNVLGDSSVNPASAKLTLTTLCPALYAVLSDGLKPCLETSFGAINNSVWQVVEASSQQGPLTKALNDLVMKINSEDVISEGLVKFNAFIFGLLNVRSLDAWISYLRTRESVLKKHYTADSLLLLSHTGGTNLRTMLDAMVAALQPLAFLPFQFDLLFEYKQLHLSFKRMDSYHQPSSPTLKYSPSNVFKQFVTAKYSNSRSNSESDDLSAATIKNLHLQGELLNSSGNSSASRSRRNDRERPRSCMEPGVLAMPSFKLGEDVNNVAKKRWSTIGTNSKMYQVYDRLAQGEEEYADSLEGVHLNNDQNRISGKVGDVAGPESLDSNYSDEKPINGRRFRKLQQKWEMLSGRDSVENDSPPPSPTHSNAKSKIPRPITSPVKPSGIPVLISPPSKSASNKKITSPQSSKQTPGSKILVKNSPAKKVGPRTSRMDQVESSHEVQRPSSLPYRPASQNAKNAKVVPQRRAVSSSLNRRPVSSRNVVPKRVRTLKHRLPSESGHLSYNEGEILKVVLEVDDKWLLCCRGTQKGLVPKSAVIAENERF